One Rhinopithecus roxellana isolate Shanxi Qingling chromosome 7, ASM756505v1, whole genome shotgun sequence DNA segment encodes these proteins:
- the ALG13 gene encoding putative bifunctional UDP-N-acetylglucosamine transferase and deubiquitinase ALG13 isoform X5 — translation MNNHQLELAKQLHKEGHLFYCTCSTLPGLLQSMDLSTLKCYPPGQPEKFSAFLDKVVGLQK, via the exons CAGCTGGAACTGGCAAAGCAGCTACACAAAGAGGGTCATCTCTTTTATTGTACCTGCAG cACGCTTCCTGGGCTGTTACAGTCAATGGACTTATCAACACTGAAATGTTATCCTCCTGGCCAGCCAGaaaaattttctgcatttttggaTAAAGTTGTTggattacaaaaataa